In Williamsoniiplasma luminosum, the genomic stretch TTTTTTTAATCTAAAATTTCAAAAATTAAAAATAATTTTCTTTATTTAAAAGCACTTTTTTATTTAAGTGTTTTTCTTTATTTTTATTGTTCATTACCACAAAATAAAAGAGTGTTGGAATCTTCGGGTTTCAATAGGAGTAAAATTATGAAATTTATAAAAAAAGATTTTCTTTGAGGAGGAGCGACAGCTGCTTATCAATTCGAAGGTGAATTTGACAAAGATGGTAAATCTATGAATATGGGGGAAATGATCCCCTATATCAAATTAGAAGACCGTGCTTCCCCTGGTTCAAAACGCAAAGGTTTTGCAAGAGCATTTGTTGAACCAGCAATCGAAAACAAAGAAGGTTTACATTATCCAAAACGTTTTGGATCAAATCATTACAATCGATATAAAGAAGATATTGATTTATTAGCAGAAGCTAAACTTGACATTTATCGTATGTCAATTTCCTGAGGAAGAATTTATCCCAATGGAGATGAATCAACCCCAAATCCCAAAGGATTAGAATTTTATCGTAATTTGTTAACTTATTGTAAACAAAAGGGACTAAAGATTATGGTAACGATGCATCATTTTGATACACCATATCCAATTGGGGTAAAATATGGTGGTTGAATGAACAAGCAAGTAATCGAGATGTTTATTAAATATGCTAAAACTTTAATGACTGAATTTGGAGACTTGGTCGATTATTGACTACCTTTTAATGAAATTAATATTAGTGCACTTGTCCCAATGATGGGTGGGGTTGCTTTTCTTGAAGACCATCCTGGGATGAGTTATGATCAATTAAGATTTCAAACATTGCACAACCAGATGGTAGCACAAGCTAAAGTTGTGCAACTGGGACATGAAATGTTGAACAAAAAGATTTTTGGATCAATGATTGCCAACATGACAGCCTATCCAATTGATTGTAATCCAATCAATATAATTGAATGACAAAAACACCAAGAACTTAATCGTTATTTCTACTATGATATGGCAGCCATTGGTGAATATCCAACTTATATGTTGAAATTATTTGAAAAATTGAATGTCAAAATTGATACTAATCCCGAAGAAATGAATATTTTAAAAAACAATACAGTTGATTTCTTATCATTTAGTTATTACATGTCAGGAACTGTTGGAAAAACAGTTGAAAATACAAGTGGTAATTTATCAGCCACAGGAAAAAACCCATTTTTAAAAGCAACTGAGTGAGGATGACAAATTGATCCTCAAGGTTTGAGATACACATTAAATGATTTATGAGATCGTTACCATTTACCTTTATTTATTTCTGAAAATGGCATGGGTTATGATGACAAATTAAATGATCAAAAAACAGTTGAAGATGATTATAGAATTGACTATTTAAAACAACACTTTTTGGCAATTAAGGAAGCAATTGAAGATGGTGTGAATATTTTTGGTTACACCATGTGAGGTGTGATTGATTTAGTTTCAGGAGGAACTAATGAAATGTCAAAAAGATATGGTTTAGTTTATGTTGATTATGATGATTTTCACAATGGAACTGGAAATCGTTTCAAGAAAAAATCATTTGATTGATTTAAACATTTTATGGAAAGTGGTGAATTATAATTATGGCAAAAACGAAAAATAAATATGATGAGTTTTTAAAAACCACATATGAAGCAGTTGGCGGGAAGGAAAATTTTGGTGAAATTTATCATTGTGTTACAAGGTTAAGATTTAAAATTTTAGATAAAACCAAAGTTAATGAAGCTAAAATTCTGGAGCAAAAAAAACAAGGACTGGTCAAAGGAATTAATTGATTGGGTAACGAATTACAAGTTATTATTGGGATGGAAGTTTCTAAAGTTTTTGATGCTTTTAACAATTATCTTGAAACGCTTCAAACCAAACCCACAACAAGTGGTGAAATCGGTGAATTTAAAGTTGAAAAAGTTCAAGGACAAGAACATTTAAGCGTGACAAATAAATTACTCAATATGATTAAAGGATTTGTAATGCCGATGATTCCGGCAGTTATTGGTTTGGGAATCATTGTTTCGATCCAAGCGATTTTGGCATTAGCAAAAGTAATCCCTTCAATCCAACAAATGGCAATTATGGATATTCAAGGTCAAGTAATTGTTGCAAATAGCTTTTTACAACAAAAAGCTGAATGAATTGCTCAAGGCGGTCATAATATAACATTTATTATCGGAATTCTATTTTATATTGGTGGAACTGGAGCCATGTCATTTTTAGGTATTTTAATCCTTTTCAATGGTTTTAAATATTTAAAATTAAACCCAACATTTGGTGCGGTTTTAGGCTTTATGCTTTGTGCACCATCATTAATCTTACAAGGTTGAAACATTCAACTAGTTAATGTTTTGGATGGTTGATTCAAAATTAAAATGGGACCAGTGATGGGAAGTATTTTTGTTTTAATTCCCGCAGCCTTTTTATTCAAATACATAAAAATTGGAGTTGATAAGGTTGTTCCAAACCTTTTAAATAATTTATTTGCTGGAGCAATCGCCTTGTTTATTACAACAGTTGTTGTTTTTATTGGTCTTGCACCAGTAATTGGAATTTTTGAAAATATTTTAGGACGAGCTGTGAATTTATTATCAGAAATTCCATATGGACTTGGGGTGATGTTTTATTCATTATCATGACAATTCTTAGTTATCACCGGAGCTCACATGACTTTGGTGATGCTAGTCATGGGCCCATGACTGGCTGATTCAACAGCTGGTATGACTATTGCAATTCCAATGTTGATGGGTGCTCAAATTGCAGCCTTTGGACAAATGGGGGCTGGTCTTGGAATTGCTGTTAGAACTAAAGATCGTATGTTGAAAAAACAATCAATTGAGGCAGCTATTCCATGTGCTTTCGGAGTCACAGAACCGATGATGTTTGGGGTTACACTAATTAGATTTAAAACTCTAATCTTTGGATGTATTGGTGCTGGAATTGGAGGATTATTCTTTGGAATAATGAAAATTCCTTACTTTTCACAAGGTGGACTTGGAATTTTAGCTGTGATGAATACCATCACAGGAACTCTAGCTGGTGATGCTAATGGAGGAGTTGCTGATATTTTATGAACATTAGTAACTTTTGCCATGGCTGCTGGATCAGCATGTTTAATCACTGCTTTCCTATTTGGTCAAGATGGAAAAGTTCAAGCTAAACAAAAAATCAAAAAATTAACAAATTTAGCAGCAAAATATATTGCTTTAAATAACAATCAAGATCTTAATGTTGAAAGTTTCAAAGCTGAATTAGCAGAAATTGAAAAAATTCAAAACGATAAAGAACATATTAAGTTACAACAAATTTATCTAAAAAATGATATTAAATATAATAATTTTGTTGCTAAATTAGACAAAAGCGAAATTAAATTAGATAAATTAAAAGAAGTTAACAAAAGCCAAAAAGCAATTACAACTTTAGAAAATAAAATTCAAATTTTAAAAACTAAAATTGCTGAATGTGAAAAACAAGCTAAATTACAATATGAAAATATTGTAAAAATTAATGAGCAAACAATTAATTTAATTAACAAAACTTTTGAAAATCAAAATTATGATGAAACCTTAAAAGCTTTAAAAAATAATTACACAAATATTATTAATGAAGTTTATAAAGGTGAATATCAACAACCAATTCTTGAAGAAGTCTCATTAATACCAATTCTTAAAGAAGGAAAGGCTAAATTAAAAATTAAAACAGCATAATTTTAAATTTCAAAACTATACTATAACTAAAGCATCTTTAAATCACCATTTAAAGATGCTTTTTTCTATTAAAAAATAACCCTTTTGTGCAAAAAAAGAAGGGGGGGAGGGGATATTTATAGATGGTTAAATTATTCGTCTATGCTTTGAAAACAATGAACTCAAAACCGCCTTTAACTTTCATTGAATTTGGATGTGTTTGAACCGCTACACTTCCAGACATCATAACACCATTTTGGTTGCTGTTATTAAAAATGATTCAATAATCCTCATTGAGTTTAGCTTTGGGTGATAGTTTCTTGATTTCGTTTTGAATTCTACTTTCAACACTTTCAACTTTTTCACCAACTTTTGCTGATATTTTATAAGCTAAATTATTAATCGGTTTTCTGGTATCTTCTTTCATCTGAAAAATAAAACTTCCATAAATTTTGTCAGAACCTTTTTGAGCTTTAATGTCTTTCACGGCTTCAATTTTTATTTCAGCACCAACACTCATAATTGAATCAGGTCATTTAATTTTATAGTCGATATTTTCTTTTATTGAAGCTCCAGAGACATCGGATAATACACGTTCAATTTCATTTTTAATTACTTGTTCGGTTTGACCAACATATGCATTTACATTAATGCTTTTAATGTCTAATTTTTCAATATCAACAACAAAAGATGGTCCAAATAAAACTGGATATCGGGCTGGATTGTATCGGTTAACCCCTTTAAATTTAACGTATGTTCTTCCTTCAGACTTGCCTGCCGAAGCCACGAACATCATTTCATTACTAGATTCATCAAACTTATTGTTCAAATAAACTCGAGTTAACATATTAGATCCTGTATTTATTGCTTCTCACCCATTTTCATCAACTTCCACAACATCAACTTTGTCATAATCTTTAATTAAGGATTTATCAAACATAAAGTAAGTATTTCCTGTTGGTGCAATTGTTTTTTGCTTAGTATATTTAATTGAAGTTTCAACTTGTGGATTGCAAGCAACAACAGAGGTTGCTGTTGTTGCGAGCATTCCGAAACTCCCTAATAAGATTAATAATTTTTTCATTTTTAAACTCCCTTCACAGTTTTTATCTTAAATATTATTATATATTTTAAACACATCATTTGTTCCCAATTTAAATGCAAGTTTTTAATAATTGATTAAAATATTGTCAAAAAAGTTAGAATAATTCATTATTAAGGCTTAATTCTTACTAAAAATCTGCTTTATAAGTTTTTTGTAAGATAAAAGTATCAACCTTTTAAAATGTTTTATTTTTTGAATTTATTTGGATTAAGATAATTAATAGAGGCAAAAAACCTCTTATCTTATTATGTAAAAACTCAATTCATTAATTTTAAATAAGAAGCATAAAATAATTGAACAAAACTCAATTCAAACTGATTATGTGATTAAAGAATTATATAAAGCTTATAAAAAAATGAACAAAGATTTGTTTAACAACGAGTTAAAAGAAGATGCGATTATTTCTATTGCATCTAACCATAGACAAAGAAGTTTTATTCGAGGGAACTTTACCCCGAGGAAACTATGAACTTATCATGAACATGAATATCACGAAATTATTATTTGGGGACTTGCTTTTAATGAAGATTATAAGTAAACTTTAGCAACTTTATTACACGAAATGGTGCATCAATATTGTCATCAAATCGAAGTCCGAGATACTTCATCGAATGGAAGACATAATCGAAAATTTAAATATTATGCAGAACAAGTGCATTTAAAAGTGCATAGCCCAATAATCAAACATATCGGTTATACAACCGATGTGTCTGAATATTTGAATAAATATTTTGAAGACCTTGATATTGATCATACAAAAATAAATGCTTTTAAAAATGTCAATTGACTTAATAATCATGCAGATTTACAAGCTGAAATTGAAAAAATGCTTGCTGAAAAACCAAAGAGATATAAATATGAATGTGGTTTGTGTTTTTATGATTTTAGTTCCAAGCATGATATGGAATTAAAATGTCTGAAATGTGAAAATCCACTTGTTAAAAAATCTCTTTAATTGAAAAAAACTTCCATTTCTTGTTAAAAAGGAAGTTTTTTTCCAGAGAATAATTTTGATCTCGATAAAACATAAATAAATGTCAAAGAAATTTTAGATTTTTTAGGTTTTTGTTTTATAATGCTATATGGAGTAAAAAACAATGAACCATAAACCTGTATTTTTAATTATTATTGCTGGAGGAACTGCTTCTGGTAAAACAAGTGTTGCTACTAAAATTGCAAATCAAATTTTGAAAGATAAATCAGTGAGTTATTTATCAATGGATAACTATTATAAGGATTTTTCAAATTTAACTTTGCAAGAAAAACAAAACTTAAACTTTGATCACCCAAATAGTTTTGATGTTGACCTTTTGTGTAAAGATTTAATCAAACTAAAAAATCGCCAAGCAATTAAACTGCCACAATATAATTTTGTCACTCATTCTCGTGAAAAAGAATGAACAGAATTTGCTCCAGCTGATGTCATAATTTTAGATGGAATTTTAGCTTTACAAATTCAAGAAATTATGAAATTAGGAGATTTAAAAATTTTCATCAAAACAAGTGATGATATTCGTTTAATCAGAAGATTAGAGCGTGATATCAAAGAACGTGGTCGTACTTTTGACAATGTGATTGAACAATATTTAACCACAGTTAAACCGATGCATGATGTTTTTGTTGAACCAAGTATTAATCAAGCAGATATAATCATTCCTTTTCATGACGGAAATGAGATTGCCATTGATCTTGTTGCAACAAAAGTGCGAGAAATCTTAGCAAAATAAAAACTTCAAAAAATGAATTAATTCATCAATAAAACCATAATTTAACAATAAAATAGTGCATTTTTTACAAAAAAAATGCAATTTCTATTTTATTGTTTTTGTGCTTTGATAAAATTAATATGACTTAATAAAAAGTCTAGAAGAAGGTCATATTTATGAAGCGTTCTTTAAAATTTTCAAATAATCTTTTTCATTTATTCTCTTGTTTTTCGTTTTTAATTGTCTTTGCTTTTCTCATCGTTTTAGTGATTCATGGTTTTACAAACCTAAATTTCTTAACAGATAATGGCAATGTTTGAGCAAGCTGATGAAATTGAATGGATTATAATTTAGTGAATACTCAAAGTTGATTACATGTTGTGCTTTGATTGAGTATGATTTTTATGATTTTTAATATTCTGATCACATTATC encodes the following:
- a CDS encoding glycoside hydrolase family 1 protein yields the protein MKFIKKDFLWGGATAAYQFEGEFDKDGKSMNMGEMIPYIKLEDRASPGSKRKGFARAFVEPAIENKEGLHYPKRFGSNHYNRYKEDIDLLAEAKLDIYRMSISWGRIYPNGDESTPNPKGLEFYRNLLTYCKQKGLKIMVTMHHFDTPYPIGVKYGGWMNKQVIEMFIKYAKTLMTEFGDLVDYWLPFNEINISALVPMMGGVAFLEDHPGMSYDQLRFQTLHNQMVAQAKVVQLGHEMLNKKIFGSMIANMTAYPIDCNPINIIEWQKHQELNRYFYYDMAAIGEYPTYMLKLFEKLNVKIDTNPEEMNILKNNTVDFLSFSYYMSGTVGKTVENTSGNLSATGKNPFLKATEWGWQIDPQGLRYTLNDLWDRYHLPLFISENGMGYDDKLNDQKTVEDDYRIDYLKQHFLAIKEAIEDGVNIFGYTMWGVIDLVSGGTNEMSKRYGLVYVDYDDFHNGTGNRFKKKSFDWFKHFMESGEL
- a CDS encoding PTS transporter subunit EIIC, yielding MAKTKNKYDEFLKTTYEAVGGKENFGEIYHCVTRLRFKILDKTKVNEAKILEQKKQGLVKGINWLGNELQVIIGMEVSKVFDAFNNYLETLQTKPTTSGEIGEFKVEKVQGQEHLSVTNKLLNMIKGFVMPMIPAVIGLGIIVSIQAILALAKVIPSIQQMAIMDIQGQVIVANSFLQQKAEWIAQGGHNITFIIGILFYIGGTGAMSFLGILILFNGFKYLKLNPTFGAVLGFMLCAPSLILQGWNIQLVNVLDGWFKIKMGPVMGSIFVLIPAAFLFKYIKIGVDKVVPNLLNNLFAGAIALFITTVVVFIGLAPVIGIFENILGRAVNLLSEIPYGLGVMFYSLSWQFLVITGAHMTLVMLVMGPWLADSTAGMTIAIPMLMGAQIAAFGQMGAGLGIAVRTKDRMLKKQSIEAAIPCAFGVTEPMMFGVTLIRFKTLIFGCIGAGIGGLFFGIMKIPYFSQGGLGILAVMNTITGTLAGDANGGVADILWTLVTFAMAAGSACLITAFLFGQDGKVQAKQKIKKLTNLAAKYIALNNNQDLNVESFKAELAEIEKIQNDKEHIKLQQIYLKNDIKYNNFVAKLDKSEIKLDKLKEVNKSQKAITTLENKIQILKTKIAECEKQAKLQYENIVKINEQTINLINKTFENQNYDETLKALKNNYTNIINEVYKGEYQQPILEEVSLIPILKEGKAKLKIKTA
- a CDS encoding lipoprotein: MKKLLILLGSFGMLATTATSVVACNPQVETSIKYTKQKTIAPTGNTYFMFDKSLIKDYDKVDVVEVDENGWEAINTGSNMLTRVYLNNKFDESSNEMMFVASAGKSEGRTYVKFKGVNRYNPARYPVLFGPSFVVDIEKLDIKSINVNAYVGQTEQVIKNEIERVLSDVSGASIKENIDYKIKWPDSIMSVGAEIKIEAVKDIKAQKGSDKIYGSFIFQMKEDTRKPINNLAYKISAKVGEKVESVESRIQNEIKKLSPKAKLNEDYWIIFNNSNQNGVMMSGSVAVQTHPNSMKVKGGFEFIVFKA
- the udk gene encoding uridine kinase, with the protein product MNHKPVFLIIIAGGTASGKTSVATKIANQILKDKSVSYLSMDNYYKDFSNLTLQEKQNLNFDHPNSFDVDLLCKDLIKLKNRQAIKLPQYNFVTHSREKEWTEFAPADVIILDGILALQIQEIMKLGDLKIFIKTSDDIRLIRRLERDIKERGRTFDNVIEQYLTTVKPMHDVFVEPSINQADIIIPFHDGNEIAIDLVATKVREILAK